The proteins below come from a single Drosophila miranda strain MSH22 chromosome Y unlocalized genomic scaffold, D.miranda_PacBio2.1 Contig_Y1_pilon, whole genome shotgun sequence genomic window:
- the LOC117191514 gene encoding uncharacterized protein LOC117191514, whose protein sequence is MPTSSNLDYPEYHLTGEQKSYILSKYLSGAAASPNCWAGYFSSRFGCCFFVISLATGLFSVVTSVLYCRGGWKLLFGVRLLQALVMGGMWPCLYMHLAKWCPKKKQNHFGGVMTTGLDCGTDLSGVLSASHLGWPSSFYVQISEITSALASHIDRPFLVLAFCKMSQACSFYT, encoded by the exons ATGCCAACCAGCAGCAATCTAGACTATCCAGAGTACCATCTAACGGGGGAGCAGAAGTCGTATATTCTGAGCAAGTACCTTTCTGGCGCTGCTGCTTCACCCAACTGCTGGGCGGGCTACTTCTCCAGTAGATTCGGATGCTGCTTTTTTGTGATATCGCTGGCCACCGGTCTCTTCAGCGTGGTCACGTCCGTTCTCTATTGCCGGGGGGGCTGGAAACTGCTTTTTGGGGTGCGCCTTCTGCAGGCCCTGGTCATGGGCGGCATGTGGCCCTGCCTGTACATGCATCTGGCCAAATGGTGTCCCAAAAAGAAGCAGAATCACTTTGGTGGCGTCATGACGACTGGCCTGGACTGTGGTACAGACCTCAGTGGAGTCCTTTCCGCCTCTCACCTCGGTTGGCCCAGCTCTTTCTATGTCCAGATAA GCGAGATCACCAGTGCCCTGGCGTCACATATTGACCGTCCGTTTCTCGTTCTGGCCTTCTGCAAGATGAGTCAGGCCTGCAGCTTCTACACGTAG